aagccaccctagtcatagactgttgtctctgctaccgcacggcaagcgttaACGAAGAGctaagtctgggaccaaaaggctctcaacagcttctacccccaagccataagactcctgaacagctaatcaaatggctacccagaatatttgcattgacccccacCCCGCCCTTTtacgctgctactactctctgtttattatctatgcatagtcactttcactctacctacatgtacatattacctaaattacctcgactaaccggtgcccccgcacattgactctgtaccggtaccccctgtatatagcttcggcattgttattttactgctgctctttaattatttgttacttttatttcatatttttcacTTAACACGTAtttttgttggttaagggcttataagtcagcatttcactgtaaaggtctacaccggttgtatttggcgatagtgacaaataaagtttgatttgattttgatttgatcgtCACATCTCAACCTAATTGAATGGCAATTAGGTCTGCAGTGTCCCCGGTTATTGTATTTACTTGGAGTTACTCGACTATTAACTGACAAATGGTAACACTATAAATAACACACTCTACAACATGTATTTTATCTCTCTTAATGTCAAATAAAGGCCCTACATGCACTTAAAGTATCAGATCACCATCAACAGCCCTTCAGTAGCCTAATAAAGAGAGGAATGGCGTTGCTGAACTTTTATGACAATCATTTATTGCGCAGCCATAAAACAACAATCATTTAAAGTATTTTCCAACTGAAGTGAGGAGCGGGATTAATCATAGGTAGAAACCTAATCGTCCTCTGAAGCGGTTTTTACCTTTGTTAGACAACACTCTTCTAAACCACAGGGAAGTGGCTACAGCGACTACAGCCAATGGGCTTATCATTCTACAATAAGGACAGGAGGTCAGTGTTCCAAACCCGTGGCACATAAGGATATTTAATCATTTGAACTGGGACTCTACCTTCCGAATGACGATAGCGCTACCGTTCTACACGCTAAAAAATGCTGGGTTATTTGGTGACCCGGCGCTGGGTAAATATTGAACAGAACACACGCTGGGTTAGCAGCTAGGGATTTTTTTATGTAATCCATAGGTTATATTCAGGAGGCATGGCCTATTAAGAgcgtggctttcagatagttatttttggaCACACGTGAGAGCAAATGTAATTCCTTTTCATGTTAAATTTGTACACTGAAAATACAAAAAATTACATATTCTAATATACATTTCACAACATTATTATTTACATATCACAACATTGAGATGAAATATTAGGATATGTGTTATCCCAACATTGGGAAATGCATAGGCTCTTTAGGAACTCAAACACTTGTAATCCTTATTTAAGCCACAAAGGTATCAGTGTTCAACCTTAACATGTGAtaacaatacaacagaacagattcacatttactctcacgggtggccaaaaataatTATCTGAAAAACACACCCCTACTAAGCCACccctccagtcttctgatctgacccactgggtcatatctcaataacccagcatcaataacccagcacccagcatcaataacccatcaGTTATTAAAGAAAACAACCCAACTAAGTGTCCTAATGCCTGCAACCCAGCAATTGGGTCATCCAAACAACCCAGCATTTTTTAGAGTGTAGTGTTCTATTCCATTTCTATGGGAATGACTATCATTGGATAAAATGGCTTTTCACAATTATGACAACAAAGACACAAAGTGACTCTATATGGTAAAGATAGGGGTGAATGGTCATTAGATATTTGGGGAAGAGATGTTTGGTCTAGCAGGCTGAGTCTCTGAAATACACGGCATTTGAGGATGTAAAACAATTCAGACAACTAATACATATTTGTATTCAGATGACATGCTGCTGTATCTGTATGCACATGGTCCCTTTCAGGCCTACAATCATCTGTCTCTAATATATTCCTGCTTGTAAGTGGCTCTGATTAGATGTGCATATCAGAGCGAGGTTGTTGTTCCTCTGAACTGAAGAAATTGTTGCGTAATCAGATGAGCACTCTGTGCATCTGATACTGAGTGGGGAGAGTGTTCCATCCCATCCAAACTGATTATCTCTGTCTGTCAAGACATAATCCTATCTTCATGTTTTTGCTTGCTCTATATTTAAGTTAATTGAACGAATTTGATTACAGCGCAGtatgttaatctctctctctctcttcctccctcccatctatccctctctctacagctctAGTGGTGAGGTTTCTGACCAGACGTTTCATCTGGGAGTATGACCCAACGCTTGGTAAGACACCCAACCTACTCATCCTGCTATCCTAGGCAGCATTGAAAAGAACCTGCACAACACTAGTCTTAGTGTGTTTTGTGCAGCCAGTAAAGCACTCTCCCTATGATTTTGGGTATCAAAGGCTTTATCTGACCTCAAAGGCTGTTTTGATCCAGAGATGGCTGTGCTGCATTGGTCAAAGCCTTCTATCTCTGCGATTTATCATATCAAGATAGCAAccgaaataataataataataatcactccCCATGGGGTAATATATTTCCCCCCATAGCTCCTCCACACATCATACAGATTAATTTCCTGACAATATGCCTTTTAAGTCAGGCCTGACCTCTCTGGTTTTTGTTTAAAGCAAAACTACATCACAACCCTAGCCTGGGTCGGGGATTTAAAATGCTATGAATGCTATGTGAttatgagacagggagagaggcgatGCCTTAAGTTTAAGGTTTAAGGGCGAAGCACCATTCATTCACGCCAGTCGTCGGTTTTACACTTTTCCAGAGAAATGTGTTTGACTATGACTAAGTCAAGGTGTGCCCATTGCAGTGTGTGGAAAGTAAGCGCTAATCTAAGGGAATTCACTCACTGCAGGAAGGCTACAGAAGATTTACAATCTAGATCTGTAGACGGTAGCATTTGATAGTAGCCACAGGCTAATCAGGTTCATATTTAGGCTAACTGACCACAGCGACCGTGCAAGGGGAGGGTCGTGTAGTAGGCCTACATCCTGTCATTGGCAGGAAAAGCCTATTGTGGCATGTTTTGCTTGAAGCTAGAACAATATTGGGGTTGTCCGGTTCATGGTTCGATGGCATGCTATGTACAGAGTCAGCCTCATTAGAAGTGGCACAGACCCAACTGTTGGCATGGGAAGCAGTAACATGATATAGGCATCAAGCCTCATTGCATGCAGACATTTCAATGTTATAGAtgctatatatacatacagtatactccTACAAATACCAATGGTCTAAGATATGCTCATAGCATGCTGTCAAACAATTAGCTGGAAAAAGAATTGGATCCTGCAgatatttcatatatttttttctcactgCAAGCCAAGTCTCTGATTCCCATTGACAGTTTCCCCCATTTTCCCTCTGAATGTGGTGTTCTTTTTGGTGCAGGCTCAAGTGCTTGTTATTCGAACAGCATTCAGGAGTATAAACCTAGTACCCACCACAGCTTATTTCCTGACATCATCACACAAGGGTTGAATGAAAGATGAAGGCTTtgggctgagagaaagagagagagagagagctcacagCTCTGTAAGAAACATGGACGTTGAGGAGAATATTGAATTACCACGCCGACAGATTTAGTTTCATGAAGTTTCAGAACAGGGTCTGGAAGCAATTTAATCATGTTTTTGCGAACAgtacccagtgtgtgtgttttgtaggtTACACATATTCTTTGGTGGTTTATGTGAGTCCAGAAAAGTAACGTGATTTTAATAACGTGCCTTGTAGTCTGCTAAATTGGTCATTTCATAATATGATGATACAGTATGACCCTTACAATGGAGCTCTCTGATTAAATCAACACCATGCGGCCATCTCAAAATGCCTGTCATGAAATGAACAGCAATCTGTTTCGATTGACATTCAAGAAGCACTTCGTTTGCGTACAGTAGGCGCAGTCTGCACACACAAACGGATTTGATGAAGCTATGATAGTAAGAGGAAATTTGGAGGAAATCTCGACCACATCTTTCTCTTGACTTCTAAGAGACGCcatctgctttttgttttatcagCCGTGCAAAATGAAGCTGTTTTTTAACGACAGAGCGCTTTCCATTTCATTATCATGTTGGTAAATAATTCAACTGTAGGAATATGATGATCGCTGTTGAAACCTTGTGTTCTTTTTTGGTGTTTCCTCAATTGTGATCTGTATTGTCagaggttaggagttaggattaggatttaacctGCACAAGGGGGATCAATGAAATATGAATCAGGAAAAGCATTTTTGGGATGGAATGTACACAGTATAAGCATACCCCTTTCCCATAATCATAGAATCTATGTGGGTGTATGCATTTTCCTGGCTCTGAAGCATTGTCATGCTTGTTGCCATGACACCGATATTTTGACAATGGCGGCATACCCTGCTCATTGCGGCAGTCTCGTCAGGAGACTCCCCCAAATAAGGGGGGGGCCCTCCCCCAAATAAAAAATTCAGAGTAATGCATTTCTATGGGTTTTCATATTTGATGGTCCTCTGTTATTGTTGAATTGTAAGCTATTTAGTTCTCTGACTCCACTCTGCCCAGCTAACACACGCAACTGCTAATATTATCTCCTCTCTACTGTAGAAAAGGAATGAGAGAATTCCATTCATTGTCACTCACTGGGAAACATGTGAGCAGTGTAATTATGTAAATTGGCTTGTCATTAATACAAGAGGATACCTTTTAGGTTCATGCATATTCCAAAAGTAGCTGTGAACAACAATGTATACCCCCTCTGATCTAATCTTATTTACCTCATGGAATGAACTCTTACCAAGTCACTCCTCAATAAAAAACGGGCAGAGGAATCTACTATATAACTACTACCTCCTGGAAATCTACTATTAATCTCATTTATTGAGGTCATATGACATTGCACAATTAGGGGAATAAATAGCACAGATAGAAACCAATAGGAAAGCAGCTGCTTGGCTGAATCATATCATGGATGTTTGGCAATCCAGTGAGTTAAGTGAGCGGAACAAGAAAAACATTTCTACGAGTCGTAGTAGTTAACAAGTACAAACAGCTTGAGACGGGGGCTGATAGAAGTTGCTATTGACAGATCTGTTGATGTTTCCACTTAATATTCTGGTATGAGACGTTCTCTTTCGGCATTCTAAAAtaacaacagcagcagctagAGGCTCCAGGTTCTCGCTAGGAAATGAGTTATTCGCTGCCAGGAAAATGACTGTGGTGTTGGCCCTCCTTAAGATCTTCAGATATGTAGGTTGGACCATTAAATCATCCACAAGCCCTCCTGTCCATGCTgtcaacacacaaaaacacatagtAGGTGTGTGtacttacgtgtgtgtgtgcaggtgtgcgcTTGcacgtgtgtggatgtgtggctGCTGAAATTGGACGTCCCGTGAGACTGAGTGTGAGACCCAGGCTTTGCCCCTCGGAAAGGTGCTACCCTCCGACTATAGAAGGCAGTAAATCAACACCCTCACTCGGTTCTCGGTGACCAGCGGTCACTCGGTTCGGTGACATCTCACACGGACACAGCGTTTTGCGTCCCAGAGGTCGCCTGGGTAGAGGTAGGGATGATGACATGCACAGCTAGCTAATACCCCAACGGCACGTTCTGGTGTTACTGACTGTCATACTCCAGACCCCCGCCATCTTGAATAGTAGCCACCCACCATGCTTGAAGAAGTTTTGAGCAGACACTGAGTAACAATCTGAAACTGAGCAAAAGATGAGATTTACAAACACAACAGGCTTGCTAAATAATGCCGTGTTCTCCGGTGGAGACAGCAGTGAAATCTCTCTCTACAGGGAGATCTAAAGTGCCTTTTAGGGTTTTCGTGAGTTTacaaagatgttttttttttttttacaagaggCAATTCAGGTGAATGACTCCTCATCGAGGTAAAAACAAAGAGGGTCATAGCCAGCATTCACACCTCTATCTTTCAGCCAGGTGTGTGAGACCTGACCACCTCTCGTCCTCTTGGTAAAGCTGCCCTGAAGCAAACCAGAGGTAATTCAACTTAATGGGGTTCATTGACCACCTAAACAACCAGGTGGGCTCAACTGTGCATGATAGACATAAACATGTTACCATCTTCTAAATGGGGTTTCCCTTTTGTCTTTTTGTCCTTTCCAGAATCAACATATCGCCATCAAGCAACCATAGACGATGAGGTTGTGACCATGGAGATCCTTGACACAGCCGGACAGGTAGGAGCttcagcaactttgcacagaAAACAATAACGTTTGTGTAGAGAAATGTTTATACTGTGACTGGCAATAGAATAAGAATAATTCATAGCGAATTGAAAATCCCAATTCCACCCTACTGTATAATGATGACATGAGGGGATTATTCTCAGTAGAGGTCCTAGCTAGACTAAGTCCTCGCTAGCGTTGCTCTGTGCTGTTCTAATCAGCCGTTGGGGTCAACACATTATACTTTCCATCTGGGAGAGAACCCAGCAGCATAGGCCTTCCATTCCAAGATAAATGTGCTGCCGCTGCTGCTAGTTTGAGTACGTAGGTGTTCTGCCTGCTGCTAATTTCCCCGTGACACGTCCAGTCTAGTCATCCTTCTCTCATTACATTGTATTCTATTTTGAGAGTGCAGGGAGTGGGAGTTTAGGTGAGGGCCTAACCGAGCGTTGCTAGACCTGTCTTTCCTCAAGTTCAAAAGTCGGTCAGTTATATAGATGTCAAGTATCACTGTGTTTCATGTGAGTTATGCAACAGTTATTGTAACAGGGTTATTATTGCCAATAACAGTCCTCACATGACCAGTAAGTTTTGTTACAGGACTGGCTGTTCCGACTTGATGAAATCAGGAGCAGCTGCTGAAATTTGCACCCAGTTCAGAAGGGTAGCCGATTGTTCAAATCTGGGGGATTTAACAAGTATTATGTTGAGAAAGGAGAAATAAAGCATTTGAATTCATTAGAAACATGTGCTGTCAATCATTTGCAGCTGAAAACTTAGcggaagtttttttttttttataaaaagctCTGTTCAGTTCAGATGCCTCAATTGTCCATCACTTGTTCAATGAAGGCCCGCATAGAGCTATTGTTTCTTTGCCTTGTGGATATGCCAGACAACAAGTGGGCCTATTGGTCAACATCAAATGTCAACAGTATtctaattagctagctagttgccAAAAGATTGTTTCTAAAAAAGATCCTTCCCTCCTTACCTCAGGAGGACACGCAGCAGAAGGAGAGCCACATGCGCTGGGGCGACGGCTTCGTCATCGTATATGACATCACTGACAGGGGCAGCTTCGACGAAGTGGCTCCTTTGCGGGGCCTCCTAGAGGAAGTCAAGAAACCCAAGAATGTCCCTTTGGTTTTGGTCGGCAACAAGGCCGACCTAGACCATGCCCGGCAGGTGGGCACAGAGGAGGGCGAGCGGCTGGCCGCCGAGATGGCGTGCGCCTTCTACGAGTGCTCGGCATGCGCCGACGAAGGCGGCATGGTGGCGGAAGCATTCCATGAGCTGTGTCGCGAGTTGAGGCGCCGCAAGGCGGTCCAGGGCAAGGCCAGGCGTCGTAGCTCCACCACCCACGTCAAGCAGGCCATCAACAAGATGCTGACCAAGATCAGCAGCTAGGGGGAGCCCGTGAGCACACTTCACAAAGAGGATAAACTCAAGACGAAGTGACTGATTTCAAGGGTTTAGATGTGTGGAAATATATCATACAGCCATCCAAGCTGCTAAGGAGCAGGAATATTAAATTATGAATGAACAGCGAACCTCTTCATACGTAGTATCAATGCACAATCAATGAAGATTTGCATTGATACAGAGTGTGTCGAAAATCGCTCTTCATTCAATACTGATTCTAAAGGGGAATGCTGTTGGCTATTATTACTTGCTCTTTGACCATGCTCCACAATTAAGGTCAGAAGCACAAAGGGGAACATAATAATCACATGATGGGAACTACTTTGTCCCTGAGGGAGGTGAAGATGCTTTTGTTTCATAGCCAACTAGGACATTTCTGTATGCTGCCAAGGAAGAAGATAGAGTCCATTATTCAGAAGTCCCAATTCTCTGAAATTCACTCTTCCTTCTTGAGCGGCATGGTGAAAACCCCAGTTTTGTGTCCATAGCTCCACCAACTttaaacaaaatatacaaaataatgtCCATCATGAACCCACCCTTTGTTTATCAGAAATGATGAACAAACGAGTTGTAGTTTCCTCTCCCTGTAGCTTGTTTGTGGGATAATGTTTTGAAATGCtctaggccagtgtttcccaaccctggtcctccagtacccccaacagtacacatgttTATTGTAGACCTAGACAACCAcatctgattcaacttgtcaactaatcatcaagctctCAATAAGTTGAATACGGTGCTTTAGTCCAAGACTACAAGGAAAACGTGTACTGTACACGAAGACCAGTGTTGGGGAAAATGTACCTTTAAATTGTAAACTATGTATAATATTGCCTTTATCATTGTTCTCAAAGGAGTGTACAGTACATAACCCAGAGGCATACAAAATGGTGGACATGTCTCTTGTATTTTAACCAAATGCTGTTTCTTTCTTCTCCAATGTACCCGACCTGTCTCTGAGTTTTGAGAATGGGGATAAAATGGATAAATTTGCTGTGCAATTTTAATAAACATTAGATACGTGCATATCCAAAACGAGTTTGAAAATGTATCTTTTCTGATTCATCTTCAACAGTATGTTGTGATGCAATAACAAATGTCATTGTTTGTTATTTTGACAGTCTAACAAAGAGCAGGTATTTTAGAGcaggtacgccaaataaaaatgtgattcacatgtacatttttaaaaataaaaagagttttttttccttcacattttcaaacagtccatctATGTTTTCCAATGgagctatacatttgggtgaggtttttttctcgacCTGAgcagcctcgtttcactgcctaAAATCTAATTAAAGCATcaagtgttcagcgaaataacacaatgtcaaataacatccaatcacatcaatcaaatgtatttataaagccctttttacatcagccgatgtcacaaagtgctgtacagaaacccagcctaaaaccccaaaacgcAAGCAATgaagatgtagaagcacggtggctaggaaaaactccctagaaaggtaggAACCTAGgaaggtcagcacctcaggagtaaatatcgtttggcttttcatagccgatcattcagagttagacagca
Above is a genomic segment from Oncorhynchus kisutch isolate 150728-3 linkage group LG19, Okis_V2, whole genome shotgun sequence containing:
- the LOC109864434 gene encoding ras-related and estrogen-regulated growth inhibitor codes for the protein MAKSPEVKLAVFGRAGVGKSALVVRFLTRRFIWEYDPTLESTYRHQATIDDEVVTMEILDTAGQEDTQQKESHMRWGDGFVIVYDITDRGSFDEVAPLRGLLEEVKKPKNVPLVLVGNKADLDHARQVGTEEGERLAAEMACAFYECSACADEGGMVAEAFHELCRELRRRKAVQGKARRRSSTTHVKQAINKMLTKISS